One part of the Phacochoerus africanus isolate WHEZ1 chromosome 7, ROS_Pafr_v1, whole genome shotgun sequence genome encodes these proteins:
- the LOC125130456 gene encoding olfactory receptor 11A1-like, whose translation MRKPSSGDSENQTTWRILEGFGELQHLGFLPFTLFLLIYAVKVGGNTLILLAVASTRTLHTPMYFFLCHFSLLEIGYTSNITPQLLWSFLEGRETISVVSCLLQFYLFASLVAVECLLLSVMSFDRYLAICHPLHYPALMSTWLCGYLAAGAWFSGFSFSAFTLALATPLTLCPGSREINHYFCDFAPVVGLFCGDVGVMWGAGVSISGFLTLAPFLLIVASYAFILRTVLQIPSGHGKQKAFSTCSSHLSVVGVFYGTLMVVYVAPTDHMAPFLRKAFSVLYTVFTPMVNPIIYSLKNQEVKEALLRLWGQLIPGHTLLRE comes from the coding sequence ATGAGGAAGCCGTCCAGTGGTGACAGTGAGAACCAGACCACCTGGCGAATCCTAGAGGGCTTTGGGGAGCTGCAGCACCTGGGCTTCCTCCCCTTCACCCTCTTTCTGCTCATCTATGCGGTAAAAGTCGGGGGCAACACCCTCATCCTGCTGGCTGTGGCCTCCACTCGGaccctccacacacccatgtactttttcctctgcCACTTCTCCCTGCTGGAGATCGGCTATACCTCCAACATCACGCCTCAGCTGTTGTGGAGCTTCCTGGAAGGGAGGGAAACCATCTCGGTGGTCAGCTGTCTGCTCCAGTTCTACTTGTTTGCCTCCCTGGTTGCAGTTGAGTGCCTCCTACTGTCTGTCATGTCCTTTGACCGTTACTtggccatctgccaccccctTCACTACCCTGCCCTGATGAGCACCTGGTTGTGTGGCTACCTGGCTGCTGGAGCCTGGTTCAGtggcttctctttctctgccttcactCTGGCCCTGGCAACCCCCCTGACCCTCTGCCCTGGCAGTAGGGAGATCAACCACTACTTCTGTGATTTCGCTCCAGTTGTAGGGCTGTTCTGTGGTGATGTGGGGGTTATGTGGGGAGCCGGGGTGAGCATCTCAGGCTTCCTCACCCTGGCTCCCTTCCTGTTGATTGTGGCATCCTATGCCTTCATCCTCAGGACTGTTCTGCAAATACCTTCAGGCCATGGAAAGCagaaagccttctccacctgttcCTCTCATCTCAGCGTGGTCGGGGTGTTTTATGGCACTCTCATGGTAGTCTATGTAGCGCCAACAGACCACATGGCCCCCTTCCTCCGAAAGGCCTTCTCTGTCCTCTACACTGTGTTCACTCCTATGGTCAACCCCATCATCTACAGCCTCAAGAACCAAGAGGTAAAGGAGGCCCTTCTTAGGCTCTGGGGACAGCTCATCCCAGGACATACCCTACTGAGGGAATAA